One region of Polaribacter pectinis genomic DNA includes:
- a CDS encoding BatD family protein produces MKLKFYISLFISLLSLSVIAQEATLTSKVSKNKLGLNQRLRIEFSVDKQGGDNFTPPNFTNFKIVGGPSQSVSQSWINGKVSFSQSYTYIIQPTRKGELTIGAASVEFGGKTIKSEPIKIIVLDAVEIPKDPNDPNYIAQQNIHLVAEISKSRPYVGEGIYVEYRLYVSENVSVYNYGVTEAPKYNGFWNQEIKINGQLPVRKGKYNGEDYRYITLQKALLIPTKSGKLEIDPMKMDIVIGVPTGRADFFGNVITRNVTKEFSSAKKIIRAKDLPLEGKPANFIGAVGDFNFDVALSKGVLKANESSQIKVEISGKGNLKLFELPEITTPVELEKYQPERKEKVRVASNGISGSVSDLYTIVPQYKGKYKIPNVSFSYFNPKEEKYKTITSEDFYVDVIEGKELVTVDTNSIKKQDVVVTGKNFRYIATKSSFTTTENSDFFKSNLFYVLLLLPLITIPIGIFIAKKNEERSNDIVGNRTRKAERLAKKYLSEAQKQLGKKEAFYEALERALHNYLKAKLGVETADISKEKITQILESKKVDNTTIHQFIEVLKSSDFARYTPFTATQMKEEFERAKEVIVQLDKQL; encoded by the coding sequence ATGAAGTTGAAATTTTACATATCATTATTTATTAGTTTGCTGTCACTTTCTGTGATTGCGCAAGAAGCAACCTTAACATCAAAAGTTAGTAAAAATAAATTAGGTTTAAATCAACGTTTACGAATAGAGTTTTCTGTTGATAAACAAGGTGGAGATAATTTTACGCCACCCAATTTTACTAATTTTAAAATTGTTGGTGGTCCAAGCCAATCTGTTAGTCAATCTTGGATTAACGGAAAAGTAAGCTTCTCTCAATCTTACACTTACATCATTCAACCAACAAGAAAAGGAGAACTAACAATTGGTGCAGCAAGTGTAGAATTTGGTGGAAAAACAATAAAGTCAGAACCTATAAAAATTATTGTTTTAGACGCTGTAGAGATTCCTAAAGACCCAAATGATCCTAATTATATTGCGCAACAAAATATTCATTTAGTAGCAGAAATATCTAAATCTAGACCTTATGTTGGCGAAGGAATTTATGTAGAGTATAGATTGTACGTAAGCGAAAACGTAAGTGTCTATAATTACGGAGTTACAGAAGCGCCAAAATATAACGGATTCTGGAATCAAGAAATTAAAATTAACGGACAATTACCTGTTAGAAAAGGAAAATATAATGGAGAAGATTATAGATATATAACACTTCAAAAAGCGTTATTAATACCAACAAAATCCGGAAAATTAGAAATAGATCCAATGAAAATGGATATTGTAATTGGTGTTCCTACAGGTAGAGCAGATTTTTTTGGGAATGTAATTACTAGAAATGTTACAAAAGAATTTTCTTCAGCTAAAAAAATAATAAGAGCAAAAGACCTTCCTTTAGAAGGAAAACCAGCAAACTTTATTGGAGCTGTTGGAGATTTTAATTTTGATGTAGCTTTAAGTAAAGGGGTTTTAAAAGCCAATGAATCTTCTCAAATTAAAGTAGAAATATCTGGAAAAGGAAATTTAAAATTATTTGAGTTGCCAGAAATTACAACTCCAGTAGAACTAGAAAAATATCAACCAGAAAGAAAAGAAAAAGTTAGAGTTGCTTCTAACGGAATTTCTGGTTCCGTTTCTGATTTATATACAATTGTACCTCAATATAAAGGAAAGTATAAAATACCTAATGTCTCTTTTTCTTATTTTAATCCAAAAGAAGAAAAATACAAGACAATTACTTCAGAAGATTTTTATGTAGATGTTATAGAAGGAAAAGAACTTGTTACGGTAGATACAAACTCTATAAAAAAACAAGATGTAGTTGTTACAGGTAAAAACTTTAGATACATTGCAACAAAAAGTAGTTTTACTACTACAGAAAATTCAGACTTTTTTAAATCGAACCTATTTTATGTGTTGTTATTACTGCCTTTAATTACAATTCCTATCGGAATTTTTATTGCCAAAAAGAACGAAGAAAGAAGTAATGATATTGTTGGAAACAGAACTAGAAAAGCCGAAAGATTAGCAAAAAAATATTTATCTGAAGCTCAAAAACAATTAGGTAAAAAAGAAGCTTTTTACGAAGCTTTAGAGCGTGCTTTACACAACTATTTAAAAGCAAAGTTAGGTGTAGAAACTGCAGATATTAGTAAAGAAAAAATTACTCAAATTTTAGAAAGTAAAAAAGTAGATAACACTACTATTCATCAATTTATTGAAGTATTAAAAAGTTCTGACTTTGCACGTTATACTCCTTTTACTGCAACACAAATGAAAGAAGAATTTGAGCGAGCAAAAGAAGTAATTGTTCAACTAGATAAACAGCTATAA
- a CDS encoding tetratricopeptide repeat protein: protein MKKIFFIFLMTSSFLTAQNVDSLFTNANSLYKNGEFTKAIEIYKQIESKDLVSSELYYNLGNSYYKLNKVGPSIYYYEKALKINPLNEDVKNNLVFAKRLALDNIEELPKTVLQKFNANYIQKLSYNQWAIVVVIFSFLAAILFLLFYFAEIPTKKRLYFVTSIISFIILIASISITYHQYNSSINKVEAIVFVEKTEVRNAPTLNSEEVFTLHEGTKVYVLDAVDNWKKIKLADGKLGWIIADEIKLLNDF from the coding sequence ATGAAAAAAATCTTTTTTATTTTTTTGATGACAAGCAGTTTCTTAACTGCACAAAATGTAGATAGTTTGTTTACAAATGCAAACAGTTTATATAAAAATGGCGAGTTTACCAAAGCAATTGAAATTTATAAACAAATAGAGTCTAAAGATTTAGTTTCATCAGAATTGTATTACAATCTAGGTAACTCTTATTACAAATTAAATAAAGTTGGGCCTTCTATTTATTACTATGAAAAAGCTTTAAAGATTAATCCTTTAAACGAAGATGTAAAAAACAATTTGGTATTTGCAAAACGTTTGGCTTTAGATAATATTGAAGAATTACCTAAAACTGTTCTTCAAAAATTTAATGCAAATTATATACAAAAACTATCTTACAATCAGTGGGCAATAGTTGTTGTTATTTTTTCATTTTTAGCAGCCATCTTATTTTTACTGTTCTATTTTGCAGAAATTCCAACAAAAAAACGTTTATATTTTGTTACAAGTATTATTAGTTTTATAATATTAATAGCCTCAATTTCTATTACTTATCATCAATATAATTCTTCAATAAATAAAGTTGAAGCCATTGTTTTTGTTGAAAAAACTGAAGTTAGAAACGCACCAACTTTGAACTCTGAAGAAGTATTTACTTTACATGAAGGTACAAAAGTATATGTGTTAGATGCTGTAGATAATTGGAAAAAAATTAAATTAGCAGACGGCAAATTAGGTTGGATAATTGCTGATGAAATTAAACTGTTGAATGATTTTTAG
- a CDS encoding SulP family inorganic anion transporter produces MFKYIKNDIPASIVVFFVALPLCLGIALASGAPLFSGLIAGIIGGIVVGGLSGSKIGVSGPAAGLAAIVLTAIGTLGGYENFLVAVVLGGVIQLIFGFLKAGIIGYYFPSSVIKGMLTGIGIIIILKQIPHFFGYDAEAEGADSFIEASGENTFSAILNIADNITIGSTIIGFIGLGILLLWSNVLSKKGKIFQIIQGPLVAVVAGIVYYFVMGENSKYGINSEHLVSVPVPDSFDSFLGQFSFPNFGAITNPEIWVVAFTIALVASLETLLCVEATDKLDPHKNVTPTNRELLAQGTGNIISGLIGGLPITQVIVRSSANIQSGGRTKISAIIHGFLLLISVILIPTLLNKIPLSVLAAILLIVGYKLAKPALFKEMIQLGWKQWIPFFVTVFGIVFADLLIGIGLGLAVGIVVILIKSFQNSHFLHIEDKSNGKHKIKMTLAEEVTFFNKGAILKELDSLPRETYLELDVRKTRYLDNDIIEILEDFAFKAKERNIDIKLISERGIIENPPSYIEFFNLRPATT; encoded by the coding sequence ATGTTTAAATATATTAAAAACGATATACCAGCAAGTATTGTTGTGTTTTTCGTAGCACTACCTTTGTGTTTAGGTATTGCATTGGCAAGTGGAGCTCCTTTATTTTCTGGTTTAATCGCAGGAATTATAGGAGGAATAGTAGTAGGTGGCTTAAGTGGTTCTAAAATAGGTGTTAGTGGACCTGCAGCTGGTTTAGCTGCAATTGTATTAACAGCAATTGGTACATTAGGAGGTTATGAAAACTTTTTAGTTGCTGTAGTTTTAGGAGGAGTAATTCAATTAATTTTCGGCTTTTTAAAAGCGGGTATTATTGGTTATTATTTTCCATCATCTGTAATTAAAGGAATGTTAACTGGTATTGGTATTATTATCATTTTAAAACAAATTCCTCACTTTTTTGGTTACGATGCTGAAGCTGAAGGTGCAGATAGTTTTATAGAAGCGTCTGGGGAAAACACTTTCTCTGCAATTTTAAATATTGCAGATAATATTACCATAGGTTCAACAATTATTGGTTTCATAGGTTTAGGAATTTTATTACTTTGGAGTAATGTTCTTTCTAAGAAAGGAAAAATATTTCAAATAATACAAGGTCCTTTAGTAGCTGTTGTTGCTGGTATTGTTTACTATTTTGTAATGGGTGAAAACTCTAAATATGGTATAAATTCAGAACATTTAGTTAGCGTTCCTGTACCAGATAGTTTCGATTCTTTTCTAGGGCAATTTAGTTTTCCAAATTTTGGAGCAATTACAAACCCAGAGATTTGGGTTGTAGCATTTACTATTGCTTTGGTTGCTAGTTTAGAAACTTTATTATGTGTGGAAGCAACAGATAAGCTAGATCCTCATAAAAATGTTACACCTACAAATAGAGAATTATTAGCGCAAGGAACTGGAAACATTATTTCTGGTTTAATTGGGGGTTTACCTATAACACAAGTTATTGTTAGAAGTTCTGCAAATATTCAATCTGGAGGAAGAACTAAAATTTCTGCAATTATACATGGTTTTCTATTATTGATTTCTGTAATATTAATTCCTACGTTATTAAATAAAATTCCGCTATCTGTATTGGCTGCAATTTTATTGATAGTTGGTTATAAACTAGCAAAACCAGCTTTATTTAAAGAAATGATTCAATTAGGATGGAAACAATGGATACCTTTCTTTGTAACGGTTTTCGGAATTGTTTTCGCAGATTTATTAATTGGTATCGGTTTAGGGTTAGCAGTAGGTATTGTTGTTATTTTAATAAAAAGCTTCCAAAACTCTCACTTCTTACACATTGAAGATAAAAGTAACGGAAAACATAAAATTAAAATGACACTTGCAGAAGAGGTAACCTTCTTTAATAAAGGTGCTATTTTAAAGGAATTAGATAGTCTACCTAGAGAAACATATTTAGAACTAGATGTTAGAAAAACCAGATATCTAGACAATGATATTATAGAAATTCTAGAAGATTTTGCTTTTAAAGCAAAAGAAAGAAACATCGATATTAAATTAATTTCTGAAAGAGGTATTATCGAAAATCCACCGAGTTATATTGAATTTTTCAATTTAAGACCTGCAACTACTTAA
- a CDS encoding universal stress protein has translation MKNNKYKILVLSDLTKTTKNTLKSSASLAKMIGGTVDFFCVKKPTEIVEKESQLSAMRTINKEYFAIDKAIEKIVKPISDEFGVTITHNHTFGNVKNEIGDYISTNNPDVIVIGKRKSKIFGILGDNITDFVLKKFNGIIVIASDDNTVDISKHLSLGMLNEPLTDKNKAFTEKFISLSSNPPKVFKIHDKTNLITESNSTILTETQEYIFDKGDNIIKNISNYLSKSNVNLLFVDREKESLKPNIKDVINNIDCTLILTN, from the coding sequence ATGAAAAATAATAAATATAAAATACTCGTTCTTTCAGATTTAACAAAAACTACCAAAAACACTTTAAAAAGTAGTGCTAGTTTAGCTAAAATGATAGGTGGAACTGTTGATTTTTTCTGTGTAAAAAAACCAACAGAAATTGTAGAAAAAGAGAGTCAGTTATCTGCAATGAGAACTATTAATAAAGAATATTTTGCAATAGATAAAGCTATTGAAAAGATTGTAAAACCAATTTCTGATGAATTTGGAGTAACCATAACTCATAATCATACATTTGGTAATGTTAAAAATGAAATTGGTGATTATATTTCAACAAACAACCCAGATGTTATTGTTATTGGAAAGAGAAAATCGAAGATTTTTGGAATTCTAGGTGATAATATTACAGATTTTGTTTTAAAGAAATTTAATGGAATTATTGTGATAGCATCTGATGATAATACTGTAGATATTTCTAAACATTTATCACTTGGAATGCTGAATGAACCTTTAACAGATAAAAATAAAGCATTTACAGAAAAATTTATTTCTTTATCGTCAAATCCACCAAAGGTTTTTAAAATTCATGATAAGACTAATTTAATCACAGAAAGCAATTCTACAATTCTTACAGAAACTCAAGAATATATTTTTGATAAAGGAGATAATATAATTAAAAATATTTCCAATTATTTATCCAAAAGCAATGTTAACTTACTTTTTGTTGATCGAGAAAAAGAAAGTTTAAAACCAAACATTAAAGATGTAATCAATAATATAGATTGCACGCTTATTTTAACAAATTAA
- a CDS encoding carbonic anhydrase family protein, whose protein sequence is MKAHTKETQATMTPKKALDFLKEGNQRFQNNLKANRNLLEQVNDTSEGQFPFATILSCIDSRVSAELVFDQGLGDIFSVRIAGNFVNEDILGSMEFACKLAGTKVIVVLGHTACGAIKGACDDAKLGNLTALINKIKPAVNAVEKPEDSTLRNSSNIDFVNNVAEQNVYMTIDNIRKQSAVLKEMEDEGEIKIVGAMYDISDGAVTFY, encoded by the coding sequence ATGAAAGCTCATACAAAAGAAACACAAGCAACAATGACGCCTAAAAAAGCGTTAGATTTTTTAAAAGAAGGAAACCAAAGATTTCAAAATAATTTAAAAGCAAATAGAAACCTTTTAGAACAAGTAAATGATACTAGTGAGGGGCAATTTCCTTTTGCAACAATATTAAGTTGTATAGACTCTAGAGTATCTGCAGAATTGGTTTTTGACCAAGGATTAGGAGATATTTTTAGTGTTAGAATTGCCGGAAATTTTGTGAATGAAGATATTTTGGGAAGTATGGAGTTTGCCTGTAAATTAGCAGGTACAAAAGTTATTGTAGTTTTAGGACACACTGCATGTGGTGCTATAAAAGGTGCTTGTGATGATGCAAAATTAGGAAACTTAACTGCATTAATTAATAAAATAAAACCTGCTGTTAATGCGGTTGAAAAACCAGAAGATTCAACCTTAAGAAATTCTAGCAATATAGATTTTGTAAATAACGTTGCAGAACAGAATGTTTATATGACTATAGATAATATACGAAAACAAAGTGCCGTTTTAAAAGAGATGGAAGATGAAGGAGAAATTAAAATTGTTGGTGCTATGTATGATATAAGTGATGGTGCTGTAACTTTTTACTAA